The Montipora foliosa isolate CH-2021 chromosome 6, ASM3666993v2, whole genome shotgun sequence genome includes the window GTCCTTGCCTTGAGGTGTGGCTTTCGTCGTTCAACTGTTCCGGGGATTCTCGACGAACGCAACACGAGCAGTGCGAGTGATGCTTCCACTCGCCTGTGGCTGCAGCTATGGAGTTTATAACACTAGCGACAATGCACAAGTCAAATAcaaaaagaaacacaaataCGATATCAAGGAAATGGATGAATGGGTGTACTTTTTGAGCAATATCGTCTTCATTTATAGTGTGATTCTGAATGACTTGCCGGATGTCCACATTCTGTGACTGCTGAGTGAAGGGCAAATAGTCTCCGAACCCAATTGTAGTGGAAGTTATAAACCAGAAATAAATCCCTTCCACAAATGTCCAGTTGCAAAAATACATTGTAGCCCAGCCATGTGTAACCATAAGAAAATTCATAACGAAAAATATGATCACGGCACTTTTCGTATTTAGGTTCTGTGGCTCTGCTCTGTGTAGAATTTTTGTTTCGAATTTCCCTACAGTGTTGTTTAAGATTTTTGAAATGCCCTCGCCGATGGATTTTAACAGGAGTATCGTCCGGGGAATTCCGAAGAAGGACACGGGAATGCACAATAGTTGGCCTGCAGAAGTACGAGGAGTGATATTACCATACCCTAGAGAGAATAAAGAATCAAGTGAGACATCCACAAGTCAGCTACTATTAGCGTTACCaacatttaaggtggctcaaaccagtttcaacacttgaaagaaactttCTTAGAAGGAtcgacactacaacactttatcacttgaaagcaatgttatggtaccatatcaaacaccgattattgctgaaaaaggtTCGGTCATTTTTGGGACGTAAAAAGGTAATGTGGCAACAGGAAAgacctgcaaaaacaccccatattttggctttagctgctcgtatctcaaaaacaaactcggtgacccccattttttatttctgaaatgtaatcagcatgttagaatgaaactttctgcaaagtttaaaaattctGTGTAGCGTATTTAGAGCtcccttaaataattgaaaattcaaggtagctctgaatccgctccacaagttttttttaaactttgcagagattTTCATCTTTGCCTGcagatcacttttgtgcaataaacaATTGgtgtcaccgagttcgtttttcagatatgagcaactaaagccaaaatatagtgtttttgcaaggctttcctgttaccatggtaacgtattacgtcagaaaaatgaccgcatcttgtttagcaataattgatgtttcatatggtaccataacattacggattcaacctgagaacggattttaccggcaacatttTCACCTTGCTGTTAATGCTTTTAACCGTAACGTTGCCTCACCTATAGTAGTTACAGCTTGCACAAGAAAGTCCAAGGCCACAAAATATGTCCAGCGTGGTCTGGGCTCACCCAGGGCTTCAATTGCCATATTTGACAAATTACTGAACTCTTCGATGGTCATGTTGTATTTCGATTCCATAAACCGGTACAAAGATCTCAGCCGTTTGTATTTGGCTTCAATTGTGCTTTCTTCTGAATCCTCGACTAAAACAAACAACCACGGAATGACGCCTAAAAAAATTGCGAAAGCAAGCGTTCGAAGGAGCGCAGTTTTCGTCAATGGATCCATCTTGACGTCTTCCCACCTGCTAAGACGGAGAAATATCTTCTTGCAGTCTTATGATCTGCGAGTGATTTCATAACACGGATTGTTTGACTAGTTTGCATATTTTGATAAAGCCGCACAATGGCTCGAAAATATAACAATAGGTTTGTAATAACGAGACGTGAAATTCAGCACTTTAATTGCTTTTCTGTGTTGATAACGagagaaaaaactcaaattGAATTGCCCCACATTATTTAAGAGTGAATTTTCATATATAACACGTAATTAGTTTTTTGAGAAAATCAGATTGAAGAACATGAACGTCATTCGTCAACTTAATGTTAAAGTTGGGACTTCAAGAATGTGATTAAAGAACTAatttaaaatgaagaaaaaatagattttttaaaAGGCTACTTTTATGATTCTCGGAAAAACCTCTTATctgcatttgaaaaaaaatgttggttttatttactccgttttttccattcacagcaaaatatttatttaacagAAAACATTGCTGCTAGTTGTGGTTCCGGAACTGGTCACTCACTCAAACAGGATTGAATAGATTCAGTCGAAGTAAAATCAATCAAAGTACGCGAACAAAACATAATCAAAAGAAAGGAACCTATGTTCGTACAACCTTAAATGATCTTGGTTGGCCTACAACAAAAAGGCATCAATTGTTATGAAATGTGCAAAGAAATCCGGTATCACCCTCAGAATCACAAAAGTACCCAACTGAGTAGCTCAAATGAGAGCTTGACGTTGTTGTTAAAGTTAGCTGACAGGTTGAGCTTTCACTTTAAGGAAAGACAAACGATCCTTCAAGGCTCCAATAAAAAGCGTCACAACCAGCGTAGCTTTTGAATTCAGCAGATCTCGTCGCTTGgttattttcaagtttttcttctTCCTTCACGGTTGTATTGCAGTGAGACTTTCATAGACTGTATGAGACGGAATCAATCGAAAAAGGGAGGTTTGGCAATGACTTCCAGTCCTAAAATCGAAGAGATTTTAGCCATcgcattttttctttcaaaaatatcGAATTTGTCTTTCAAAAATATCGGGGGGTACAGGGATTGCGCAGCGGTGAGAgaactcacctcccaccaatgtggcccgggttcgattcccaaactctgcgtcatatgcgggttgagtttgttggttccaTACAAACAACAGAGAAGTTTTCTctaggtactccggtttcccctctcctcaaaaaccaacattaatctcagtttacagtgtccacAATTTGTTCtagctccagcgctagaacgactagacacttaaataaagttcctttcctttcctttttattcTTGCAACCCGCCATATTGTAGACTCAAACCAAACCGGAGCGAGGAAAACCAAATCGTTGACGTGGGCAAGATTCCCGTGCATCCTAATTACGTACTGAAAACAAACGTCTAAGGCTCTGGTTGAAGACCCAGGAAACGAGGATGAACACTGCTACCTAAAGGCCATCTTACGGTTCTTGGTTCTTTCAGCAGTTTCGCTAAACGTTTTGAAAAAGCCGTTTTTCGTTAGGTTCATAACTATGTGGCTGGAATGATATGCTTTCGAAATATCAATTTTTATAGTAAGATAAGGGTGAGATATTAGATTCGTGACAGTGCTTCACAACATCTTGGTTTTGCAAGAAATCCCTATGCCGTCTCTTTGATACCAGCGATACGATGATGGTCCGTGGATAGTATTTACTTTGTAAAATTTTTCAGATTGTAATGTGTCTATTACTCACTTTAACCTTAGTCTTATTGGATACGTAATTACTAAAAACATGAAGACCTGCACCCTTAAACCCATACAGGTTTAATTTTGACAAAGGAATCTCGTGATCAGTAGCATCAAAAGCCTTTTCTAGATCAAGAAACAGAATCAGGACATTTGTTAAAGCATCATACATATTGAGATACAACATGATTGTCTGCCACAGCAATGAGAGCAGTTTAGGTAAAGTACTACGGAATAGGGTCAGGGTTGAATCAGAACATGTTCTTCAAATTAAACATAGTAAACATGGCTTGGGCTGCTATTTACCTATCAAGCAAAAGGCTCGTCAAATGGATTGAAGATGAGCAGCATCAATACATACTAAG containing:
- the LOC138005470 gene encoding two pore potassium channel protein sup-9-like translates to MTMEDFKNFSSMACDALSDTRPSWTYGAGLSCVLQSITTIVEDSEESTIEAKYKRLRSLYRFMESKYNMTIEEFSNLSNMAIEALGEPRPRWTYFVALDFLVQAVTTIGYGNITPRTSAGQLLCIPVSFFGIPRTILLLKSIGEGISKILNNTVGKFETKILHRAEPQNLNTKSAVIIFFVMNFLMVTHGWATMYFCNWTFVEGIYFWFITSTTIGFGDYLPFTQQSQNVDIRQVIQNHTINEDDIAQKVHPFIHFLDIVFVFLFVFDLCIVASVINSIAAATGEWKHHSHCSCCVRRESPEQLNDESHTSRQGHTNKSFSRTESIGLQEQNITRVSLTSVQ